In Vibrio atlanticus, the following proteins share a genomic window:
- the pilB gene encoding type IV-A pilus assembly ATPase PilB, protein MLTNLPTVLRQANLLSLTQKQAVTEQVQASGGSTPEALLTLGLFTGESLAHNIKAIFGLPLVQLGNTDYEALCEQLGLRELITKYCAIPVSISNSTLTLASADPTDLQAEDDFRFATGLQIELVVANYSELEGAIRKLYGRSISGQDSKRKEITQDELANLVEVSDDEMSSIEDLSQDDSPVSRFINQILVDAVRKGASDIHFEPYEENYRVRLRCDGILVEVQQPASHLSRRLSARLKILAKLDIAERRLPQDGRIKLRLNDELAIDMRVSTLPTLWGEKIVLRLLDSSAANLDIDKLGYSEDQKALYLNALKRPQGMILMTGPTGSGKTVSLYTGLRMLNTSERNISTAEDPVEINLCGINQVQVTPKIGFGFAEALRSFLRQDPDVVMVGEIRDLETAEIAIKASQTGHLVLSTLHTNSASETVTRLAHMGIEPFNLASSLSLIIAQRLARRLCNHCKTADNSPDIFLRHSIPNSQNIYKATPQGCNECNQGYSGRVGIYEVMPFTDKLKNSLINKPNALEIEDLARREGMRTLQESGIDKLLEGTTSYQELQRVLYL, encoded by the coding sequence GTGCTAACTAACCTCCCAACCGTTCTCCGTCAGGCTAACTTGCTTAGCCTGACTCAAAAACAAGCTGTTACAGAGCAGGTTCAAGCTTCTGGTGGGTCTACGCCTGAAGCTTTGCTCACTTTGGGCTTATTCACCGGCGAGAGTCTCGCGCATAACATTAAGGCCATTTTCGGCTTGCCGTTGGTACAACTTGGCAATACGGACTATGAAGCTTTATGCGAACAGTTAGGTCTTCGTGAACTGATCACCAAGTACTGTGCTATCCCAGTTTCCATATCTAATTCTACTCTCACACTCGCCTCTGCCGATCCAACCGACTTGCAAGCTGAAGACGATTTTAGATTCGCGACTGGATTGCAGATAGAACTCGTTGTCGCTAACTATTCAGAATTAGAAGGCGCCATACGAAAGCTGTATGGTCGCTCTATTTCCGGGCAAGACTCCAAGCGCAAAGAGATCACCCAAGATGAGCTCGCCAATCTTGTTGAAGTCTCTGATGATGAAATGAGTTCAATTGAAGATCTCAGTCAAGACGACTCCCCTGTCAGTCGATTTATCAATCAGATACTGGTTGATGCGGTGCGTAAAGGCGCATCAGACATCCACTTCGAACCTTATGAAGAAAACTACCGAGTGCGTCTGCGTTGCGATGGCATTCTTGTTGAGGTCCAACAACCCGCGTCTCATTTAAGCCGTCGGTTATCCGCTCGTTTAAAGATTCTCGCCAAACTTGATATCGCTGAACGTCGCTTACCTCAAGACGGCCGTATTAAGCTGCGTTTGAACGACGAGCTGGCGATCGATATGCGTGTGTCGACTCTGCCGACATTGTGGGGAGAAAAGATCGTACTGCGTCTTCTAGACAGCAGCGCAGCCAATTTAGATATCGATAAATTAGGTTACAGCGAGGATCAAAAAGCGCTCTATCTCAATGCCCTAAAACGCCCCCAAGGGATGATCTTAATGACTGGGCCCACAGGCAGTGGCAAAACGGTATCTCTTTACACTGGACTTCGCATGCTTAACACCTCTGAGCGTAATATCTCAACAGCTGAAGATCCGGTGGAGATCAACCTGTGTGGTATCAATCAGGTACAGGTGACGCCAAAGATCGGTTTTGGGTTTGCCGAAGCACTACGATCGTTCTTGCGACAAGACCCTGATGTAGTGATGGTCGGTGAGATCCGTGATTTAGAAACCGCAGAGATCGCGATCAAAGCATCGCAAACGGGTCACTTAGTCCTCTCGACACTCCATACTAACTCAGCTTCGGAAACCGTGACTCGACTCGCCCATATGGGGATTGAACCATTTAACCTCGCCTCGTCATTAAGCCTGATTATCGCGCAGCGACTGGCAAGGCGACTGTGCAACCACTGTAAAACAGCTGACAACTCGCCGGACATATTTCTACGTCACTCTATTCCTAACAGCCAAAACATCTACAAAGCCACCCCACAAGGATGCAATGAGTGTAATCAGGGTTACTCCGGTCGAGTGGGTATCTACGAAGTAATGCCGTTCACCGACAAACTAAAAAATAGTCTGATCAATAAACCTAACGCGTTAGAGATTGAAGATCTCGCGCGTAGAGAAGGAATGAGAACACTGCAAGAATCCGGTATCGATAAGTTGCTTGAAGGCACCACCAGCTATCAAGAACTGCAACGTGTTCTGTATCTATAA
- a CDS encoding type II secretion system F family protein: protein MSTKLQSQLKNYHWKGINSSGKKVSGQTLALAELEVREKLKEQHIQIKKIKKKSISAVTRLTHRVKAKDITILTRQLATMLATGVPIVQAIKLVSDNHRKAEMKSILLHICRGVEAGTPISKAMRTASTHFDDLYTDLVATGELSGNLAQVFERLATYREKSEQLKSKVIKALIYPTMVVAVALTVSYLMLTMVIPEFESMFSGFGADLPWFTQQVLSLSHWVQAYSLYAAVGIGLVTLFTYQLRQRSYSIRLSFSRLGLRFPILGGVLAKASIAKFSRTLSTSFSSGIPILTSLKTTAKTAGNLHYESAIIEVHRETAAGMPMYIAMRNTDAFPEMVLQMVMIGEESGNLDDMLNKIASIYEFEVDNTVDNLGKILEPLIIVFLGTAIGGLVVAMYLPIFNLMSVLG, encoded by the coding sequence ATGAGCACTAAACTGCAGTCACAATTAAAAAACTACCACTGGAAAGGCATAAACAGCTCAGGCAAAAAGGTGTCAGGGCAAACCTTGGCACTCGCTGAATTAGAAGTACGAGAAAAGCTCAAAGAGCAGCATATTCAGATTAAGAAAATCAAAAAGAAAAGTATCTCAGCAGTCACTCGTTTAACACATCGAGTCAAAGCCAAAGACATCACCATTTTGACTCGACAACTTGCGACCATGCTTGCCACTGGCGTGCCTATCGTTCAGGCCATTAAGCTAGTGTCAGACAATCACCGTAAAGCTGAAATGAAATCAATTTTATTGCACATCTGTCGAGGTGTAGAAGCGGGAACCCCTATATCAAAAGCGATGCGGACGGCAAGCACTCACTTTGACGACCTGTACACCGATTTGGTCGCTACGGGCGAGCTTTCCGGAAACCTAGCGCAAGTATTTGAACGCTTAGCAACCTATAGAGAAAAGAGTGAGCAGCTAAAGTCTAAGGTCATAAAAGCACTGATTTACCCCACAATGGTGGTCGCTGTCGCTTTGACTGTCTCTTACTTAATGCTCACCATGGTCATTCCTGAATTTGAATCGATGTTTTCAGGCTTCGGGGCAGACCTCCCTTGGTTTACTCAACAAGTACTCTCCCTTTCGCATTGGGTACAGGCTTACAGTCTCTATGCTGCCGTTGGCATAGGGTTAGTCACATTATTTACCTACCAACTGCGTCAACGGTCTTATTCCATTCGTTTATCATTCAGCCGTCTAGGTTTGCGATTCCCTATTCTTGGCGGAGTATTGGCCAAAGCCTCAATCGCCAAATTCAGCCGAACCTTATCAACCAGTTTTAGTTCAGGGATTCCTATTTTAACCAGCCTGAAGACCACAGCCAAAACAGCAGGTAACTTGCATTATGAATCGGCCATCATCGAGGTTCATCGTGAAACTGCCGCTGGCATGCCGATGTATATCGCGATGCGCAATACCGATGCCTTTCCTGAGATGGTTTTGCAGATGGTCATGATAGGAGAAGAGTCCGGTAACCTTGATGACATGCTCAATAAAATCGCATCTATTTATGAATTTGAAGTCGACAACACCGTCGATAATTTAGGTAAGATTCTAGAGCCACTGATCATCGTATTTTTAGGCACCGCTATTGGTGGACTTGTTGTCGCGATGTACTTACCGATCTTTAATCTTATGAGTGTGTTAGGATAG
- a CDS encoding prepilin peptidase yields MEVFHYYPWLFPVLAFIFSLLIGSFLNVVIHRLPIMMEREWQQECSEYFSQYKIPAPEGKFNLSIPRSACPKCKTQLRIVDNVPVLSWLFLKGKCHSCANPISARYPLVELLTAILCTVVASHFGFSYYAIALIFFTFALIAATFIDLDTMLLPDQITLPLVWSGIALALFNISPVSLQNSVVGAMAGYLALWSVYWLFKLLTGKEGMGYGDFKLLAALGAWLGWQHLPMIILLSSLVGLVFGLIQLRLKQQGIDKAFPFGPYLAIAGWVSLMWGNDIMGWYFTSVLGI; encoded by the coding sequence ATGGAAGTATTTCACTACTATCCTTGGCTATTCCCCGTATTAGCTTTCATTTTTAGCCTTCTTATTGGCAGTTTCCTCAACGTAGTCATACACCGTTTACCGATTATGATGGAACGAGAGTGGCAACAAGAGTGCTCGGAGTATTTCTCTCAATATAAAATTCCAGCGCCAGAGGGGAAGTTCAATCTCAGTATCCCTCGTTCGGCTTGCCCGAAATGTAAAACCCAATTAAGAATCGTCGACAATGTTCCAGTATTAAGCTGGTTGTTCTTAAAAGGGAAGTGTCATAGCTGTGCTAACCCAATCAGTGCTCGCTATCCATTGGTCGAACTGCTGACTGCAATACTATGCACCGTAGTGGCTAGCCACTTTGGTTTCAGTTACTACGCCATTGCTTTGATTTTTTTCACCTTTGCATTGATTGCCGCAACCTTTATCGACCTAGATACCATGCTGTTACCTGATCAAATCACCTTACCTTTGGTTTGGTCTGGTATCGCTTTAGCACTGTTTAACATCAGCCCTGTCTCGCTTCAAAATTCCGTAGTTGGCGCAATGGCTGGCTATCTAGCTTTGTGGTCTGTTTATTGGTTGTTCAAGCTACTAACAGGCAAAGAAGGCATGGGATATGGAGACTTCAAACTCCTAGCCGCATTAGGTGCATGGCTTGGCTGGCAACACCTACCAATGATCATTCTTTTGTCCTCGCTGGTTGGTTTGGTTTTCGGCTTGATTCAACTTCGCTTGAAACAGCAAGGCATAGATAAAGCCTTCCCATTTGGACCTTACCTGGCGATTGCGGGTTGGGTAAGTTTGATGTGGGGCAATGACATCATGGGTTGGTATTTCACTTCTGTACTAGGGATTTAA
- the coaE gene encoding dephospho-CoA kinase (Dephospho-CoA kinase (CoaE) performs the final step in coenzyme A biosynthesis.): protein MAIIIGLSGGIASGKTTVANLFSEHFHIDIVDADIVAREVVALGSEGLKQIATHFGEEVLLEDGALNRAKLREVIFSDPTEKQWLNELLHPMIRDKIDSDLSKVTSPYALLVAPLLVENQMQGMTDRVLIVDVPVEVQIERTMSRDNVSREQVKSILKSQASREQRLAVADDVIKNHTKNQELLPQITDLHQKYLAISAVDGSE, encoded by the coding sequence ATGGCAATCATTATCGGATTAAGCGGTGGGATCGCCAGTGGTAAAACGACGGTAGCTAATCTCTTCAGCGAACATTTTCACATTGATATTGTCGATGCTGATATCGTGGCACGTGAAGTGGTGGCGTTGGGCAGTGAAGGTCTAAAACAGATTGCGACTCATTTTGGTGAAGAGGTATTGCTCGAAGATGGGGCGCTAAACCGAGCTAAACTGCGCGAAGTGATCTTTTCTGATCCCACAGAGAAACAATGGCTCAATGAACTGCTTCACCCTATGATCCGCGACAAAATTGACAGTGACCTGTCTAAAGTCACATCCCCTTATGCTTTATTAGTCGCACCGCTATTGGTTGAAAACCAAATGCAAGGCATGACCGATCGCGTATTAATCGTTGATGTGCCGGTAGAAGTGCAAATAGAACGTACGATGAGTCGCGATAATGTTTCTAGGGAACAAGTTAAATCAATTTTAAAATCACAGGCATCAAGAGAACAGCGCTTAGCAGTTGCAGATGACGTGATTAAAAACCATACTAAAAACCAAGAACTTTTGCCTCAAATCACAGATTTACATCAAAAGTATCTGGCAATCAGTGCAGTAGATGGGTCAGAATAG
- the zapD gene encoding cell division protein ZapD, producing the protein MITHKFEHPLNEKTRIYLRVESLLRQLHLSSAFSDAQQYQLFFRSIFDLIEIFEQIQLKCELAKDIEKQRVTYKSWLDVEGVDQEMLTSLLNDISHIYRELMQAERFGQSLKEDRFLSAIRQRFNLPGGSCCFDLPALHYWLHLPLDKRIRDAKTWMDSLQPLYEALTLWLKLTRETGHFKDQIARTGFFQSDADEANILRLSIPMQYGAYPMISGHKNRFAIKFMSFETGQACTQDIEFELAICS; encoded by the coding sequence ATGATCACCCACAAATTTGAACATCCTCTAAATGAGAAAACACGCATCTACTTAAGAGTTGAATCACTCTTGAGGCAGTTACACCTGTCTTCTGCATTTTCCGATGCTCAACAGTATCAACTCTTTTTCCGTTCTATCTTTGATCTGATTGAAATATTCGAACAGATACAACTTAAGTGCGAACTCGCAAAAGATATTGAAAAACAGCGTGTAACCTATAAAAGTTGGTTAGATGTTGAAGGTGTCGATCAAGAGATGCTGACATCATTGCTCAATGATATTAGTCATATCTATCGTGAACTGATGCAGGCGGAACGTTTTGGGCAATCATTAAAAGAGGACCGCTTCCTTAGCGCTATTCGTCAACGCTTTAACTTGCCAGGTGGCTCATGTTGCTTTGATTTACCGGCTCTACATTATTGGCTTCATCTTCCTCTTGATAAAAGAATTAGAGATGCTAAGACATGGATGGATAGCTTACAGCCTCTGTATGAAGCGCTAACACTATGGTTGAAGCTCACCAGAGAGACTGGTCACTTTAAGGATCAGATCGCTCGTACAGGTTTCTTCCAAAGCGATGCTGATGAAGCGAATATCCTTCGCCTTTCAATTCCAATGCAGTACGGTGCCTACCCGATGATCTCGGGACATAAAAACCGTTTCGCTATTAAATTTATGAGCTTTGAAACTGGGCAAGCCTGTACTCAAGATATTGAATTTGAGTTGGCTATCTGCAGCTAA
- the yacG gene encoding DNA gyrase inhibitor YacG, with translation MSNKITIVKCPQCNTDVEWGEQSPHRPFCSKQCQMIDFGEWADEENSIAGAPDMSDSDGWSEGPH, from the coding sequence ATGTCGAACAAAATCACCATCGTTAAATGCCCTCAATGTAATACTGACGTTGAATGGGGTGAACAAAGCCCACACCGCCCGTTTTGCAGCAAGCAATGTCAGATGATTGATTTCGGTGAATGGGCAGACGAAGAAAACAGCATCGCTGGCGCACCCGATATGTCGGATAGCGATGGTTGGTCTGAAGGCCCACACTAG
- the rplS gene encoding 50S ribosomal protein L19, which produces MSNIIKALEEEQLKSDLPKFAPGDTVVVKVKVKEGDRERLQAFEGVVIAIRNRGLHSAFTVRKISNGEGVERAFQTHSPMVDSIEVKRRGAVRRAKLYYLRERSGKSARIKEKLTKK; this is translated from the coding sequence ATGAGCAACATCATCAAGGCTCTTGAAGAAGAGCAACTAAAATCAGACCTTCCTAAATTCGCACCAGGTGACACTGTTGTAGTTAAGGTTAAGGTAAAAGAAGGTGACCGTGAGCGTCTACAGGCTTTCGAAGGCGTTGTAATCGCTATTCGTAACCGTGGTCTACACTCTGCATTCACAGTTCGTAAGATCTCGAACGGTGAAGGCGTAGAGCGTGCGTTCCAAACTCACTCTCCAATGGTTGATAGCATCGAAGTTAAACGCCGTGGTGCAGTACGTCGTGCCAAGTTGTACTACCTACGTGAGCGTTCTGGTAAGTCAGCTCGTATTAAAGAGAAGCTTACTAAGAAGTAA
- the trmD gene encoding tRNA (guanosine(37)-N1)-methyltransferase TrmD, whose translation MWVGIISLFPEMFRSVTDFGVTGQAVKKGLLSIETWNPRDFTHDKHRTVDDRPYGGGPGMLMMVQPLRDAIQTAKQAAPGKTKVIYLSPQGRKLDQQGVEELATNENLLLICGRYEGVDERIIQSEVDEEWSIGDFVMTGGELPAMTLIDSVSRFVPGVLGDFASAEEDSFANGLLDCPHYTRPEVLDDKDVPSVLKSGNHKDIRRWRLKQSLGRTWLRRPELLENLALTDEQEQLLAEFIKEQRS comes from the coding sequence ATGTGGGTTGGCATTATTAGCCTTTTTCCTGAAATGTTCCGTTCTGTTACTGATTTTGGAGTAACAGGTCAAGCGGTTAAAAAAGGTCTTTTATCTATTGAAACATGGAATCCTCGTGATTTCACTCATGATAAACATCGCACTGTTGATGACAGACCTTACGGTGGTGGTCCTGGCATGTTAATGATGGTTCAGCCTTTGCGCGATGCTATCCAAACAGCCAAACAGGCAGCACCGGGAAAGACGAAGGTTATTTACCTTTCACCTCAAGGTCGTAAACTCGACCAACAAGGTGTTGAAGAGCTGGCAACAAACGAGAACTTGCTTCTTATTTGTGGTCGCTATGAAGGGGTAGATGAGCGCATCATTCAATCTGAAGTCGACGAAGAATGGTCGATTGGAGATTTTGTGATGACGGGTGGCGAGCTGCCAGCCATGACGTTGATTGATTCAGTATCTCGGTTTGTTCCGGGTGTACTTGGAGATTTCGCATCAGCAGAAGAAGATTCTTTTGCAAATGGTTTGCTAGATTGTCCCCATTATACGCGCCCTGAGGTGCTAGACGATAAAGATGTGCCATCGGTACTCAAGTCTGGAAACCATAAGGACATTCGTCGCTGGCGATTGAAACAATCGTTGGGCCGAACTTGGCTAAGAAGACCAGAACTCCTGGAAAACCTAGCTCTGACTGACGAACAGGAACAATTACTGGCTGAATTCATTAAAGAGCAACGCTCTTAA
- the rimM gene encoding ribosome maturation factor RimM (Essential for efficient processing of 16S rRNA), translated as MSMKGKETMSEQNERIVMGKLGSTYGIRGWLKVFSYTDNAESIFDYSPWYLKLKGEWVEYKVESWKRHGQGYVCKLAGLDVREDAQLMTNFEIAIDPASLPELSEDEFYWRELFGMQVFTTKDYNLGEVTDLLETGSNDVLVIKANLKDAFGQKERLIPYLEEQVIKKVDREARRIEVDWDPGF; from the coding sequence ATGTCGATGAAGGGTAAAGAAACGATGAGCGAGCAAAACGAAAGAATTGTTATGGGTAAACTTGGGTCTACCTATGGTATTCGTGGCTGGCTTAAAGTGTTCTCCTACACAGACAATGCTGAAAGCATATTTGATTACAGTCCTTGGTATTTAAAGCTAAAGGGCGAGTGGGTTGAGTATAAAGTTGAAAGCTGGAAACGTCATGGTCAAGGCTATGTATGTAAGCTAGCGGGATTAGATGTACGTGAAGACGCGCAACTGATGACCAATTTTGAAATTGCTATTGACCCTGCTTCATTACCTGAATTGTCAGAAGATGAATTCTACTGGCGCGAATTGTTCGGTATGCAAGTTTTTACCACTAAAGATTACAACCTTGGTGAGGTCACTGACCTATTAGAAACTGGCTCGAACGATGTTCTAGTAATCAAAGCAAATCTTAAAGATGCTTTTGGCCAAAAGGAACGGTTAATCCCGTACCTTGAAGAGCAAGTGATCAAGAAAGTTGATCGCGAAGCTCGCCGGATCGAAGTTGACTGGGATCCTGGATTCTAA
- the rpsP gene encoding 30S ribosomal protein S16, with protein MVTIRLARHGAKKRPFYQIVVADSRNSVTGRFIEKVGFFNPTAQGQEEGLRLDLDRVNHWVGQGASLSDRVAKLVKDAQKAA; from the coding sequence ATGGTAACCATTCGTTTGGCACGTCACGGTGCAAAGAAGCGCCCATTTTATCAAATCGTAGTTGCGGATAGCCGTAACTCTGTAACTGGCCGTTTCATCGAGAAAGTAGGTTTCTTTAACCCTACTGCTCAAGGTCAAGAAGAAGGTCTACGTCTAGACCTAGATCGTGTTAACCACTGGGTTGGTCAAGGCGCATCTCTATCTGACCGCGTAGCTAAGCTAGTTAAAGACGCTCAAAAAGCGGCTTAA
- the ffh gene encoding signal recognition particle protein — MFDNLTDRLSKTLKNISGKGRLTEDNIKETLREVRMALLEADVALPVVRDFVKRVKEGAVGVEVSKSLTPGQEFIKIVQAELEAVMGESNEALDLAAQPPAVILMAGLQGAGKTTSVGKLSKLLTERDKKKVLVVSADVYRPAAIKQLETLASDVGVDFFPSSADQKPLDIANAAIDHAKKKFYDVLIVDTAGRLAIDEEMMGEIKELHTAIKPVETLFVVDAMTGQDAANTAKAFGDTLPLTGVILTKVDGDARGGAALSVRHITGKPIKFLGVGEKTDALEPFHPDRVASRILGMGDVLSLIEDLQKNVDTEKAEKLAKKFKEKKGFDLEDFREQLGQMKNMGGMMGMMDKLPGMSQLPDNVKDKVDDKMFKQMEAIINSMTMKERQRPDLIKGSRKKRIAAGSGTQVQDVNRMLKQFTQMQKMMKKMQKGGMKGMMRNMQGMMGGGGGMGGMGGGFNPFGR; from the coding sequence ATGTTTGATAATTTAACGGATCGTCTATCCAAAACGCTGAAAAACATCAGCGGTAAAGGTCGCCTGACCGAAGACAATATTAAAGAGACGCTGCGTGAAGTACGTATGGCGCTACTTGAAGCCGACGTTGCACTGCCAGTTGTCCGTGATTTTGTTAAGCGCGTAAAAGAAGGCGCTGTGGGTGTCGAGGTTTCTAAATCTCTCACACCGGGTCAAGAATTCATTAAGATCGTTCAAGCTGAACTTGAAGCTGTGATGGGAGAGTCTAACGAGGCTCTTGACCTAGCAGCACAACCGCCAGCAGTTATCTTAATGGCGGGTCTACAAGGTGCGGGTAAAACCACATCGGTAGGTAAGCTATCTAAGCTCCTGACTGAGCGTGATAAGAAGAAAGTTTTGGTTGTGTCTGCCGACGTTTACCGTCCAGCCGCGATCAAACAGCTTGAAACCTTAGCAAGCGATGTGGGTGTCGACTTCTTCCCATCTTCAGCTGACCAAAAGCCTCTTGATATTGCAAACGCTGCAATCGACCACGCGAAGAAGAAATTCTACGATGTGCTAATTGTCGATACTGCCGGTCGTTTGGCTATCGATGAAGAGATGATGGGTGAAATCAAAGAGCTTCATACTGCCATTAAACCAGTAGAGACGCTGTTCGTTGTTGATGCTATGACAGGTCAAGATGCTGCGAATACTGCAAAAGCCTTTGGCGATACGCTACCACTAACCGGTGTTATCTTAACGAAAGTGGATGGTGACGCGCGTGGTGGTGCTGCACTGTCTGTTCGTCACATCACAGGTAAGCCGATTAAATTCTTAGGTGTTGGTGAAAAGACTGACGCACTAGAACCATTCCACCCAGATCGTGTTGCTTCTCGTATCCTTGGTATGGGCGACGTACTGTCTCTTATTGAAGACCTACAGAAAAACGTTGATACCGAGAAAGCAGAGAAACTGGCTAAGAAGTTCAAAGAGAAGAAAGGCTTTGACCTTGAAGACTTCCGTGAGCAACTTGGTCAGATGAAAAACATGGGCGGCATGATGGGCATGATGGATAAGCTTCCAGGCATGTCTCAACTACCAGACAACGTTAAAGATAAAGTTGATGACAAGATGTTCAAGCAAATGGAAGCGATCATCAACTCTATGACAATGAAAGAGCGTCAGCGCCCAGACCTAATCAAAGGCTCACGCAAAAAGCGTATTGCTGCAGGTTCTGGTACGCAAGTACAAGATGTAAACCGTATGCTTAAACAGTTCACTCAAATGCAGAAGATGATGAAGAAAATGCAGAAAGGTGGAATGAAAGGCATGATGCGCAACATGCAAGGCATGATGGGCGGCGGTGGAGGTATGGGCGGAATGGGTGGTGGTTTTAACCCGTTTGGCCGATAA
- a CDS encoding cytochrome C assembly family protein, translating into MDSLIAIAAAFLYTMAIFTIIPGLVHQTGIRVKTVFISALLALAFHAWLLGDLIFNASGQNLSILNVASLISLIISVVMSGAMLKTRLWFILPVVYSFAALNLMAATFLPSTFIKHLENDPKLLLHISLALFSYATLTIGALYAMQLAWLDHKLKKKKALVINPNLPPLMMVERQLFKIILIGNGLLTGTLLTGLIFVQDMFAQGKAHKAVLSFIAWVIYSILLWGHYQKGWRGQKVTWFALAGATMLTLAYFGSRFVQEIILN; encoded by the coding sequence ATGGACAGTCTTATTGCGATCGCAGCAGCCTTTCTTTATACAATGGCGATTTTCACGATCATTCCAGGTCTCGTGCACCAAACAGGAATCCGTGTAAAAACGGTGTTTATCAGCGCATTACTTGCTTTAGCTTTCCATGCTTGGTTGCTTGGCGATTTAATCTTTAATGCCAGTGGTCAAAACCTCAGTATCTTAAACGTTGCTTCTTTAATCAGTTTAATCATATCTGTGGTCATGAGCGGTGCTATGCTCAAAACCCGTTTGTGGTTCATCTTACCTGTTGTTTATAGCTTCGCTGCTCTAAATCTAATGGCTGCCACTTTTCTTCCTAGCACCTTCATCAAACACTTAGAGAATGACCCAAAGCTGTTGCTACACATATCTTTAGCTCTGTTCTCATACGCGACACTTACCATCGGTGCGCTATACGCTATGCAACTCGCGTGGCTAGATCACAAACTTAAAAAGAAAAAAGCCTTAGTGATAAACCCTAACCTACCTCCTTTAATGATGGTGGAAAGACAGCTTTTCAAGATCATTTTAATCGGTAATGGTTTGTTAACAGGTACTTTATTAACTGGACTTATCTTCGTACAAGATATGTTTGCTCAAGGTAAAGCACATAAAGCAGTATTGTCTTTTATAGCTTGGGTCATCTATTCCATCCTTCTTTGGGGTCACTATCAAAAAGGTTGGCGTGGGCAAAAAGTTACATGGTTTGCCCTTGCGGGTGCCACCATGCTCACATTAGCTTACTTCGGTAGCCGCTTCGTTCAGGAAATAATCCTGAATTAA